ACATAAGGAATGAAGGATCACTGGGgtcttttttataaggacactattCCCATTAATGAGGGCTTCACCCTCCCAAGCATCCTGTCTGCCAATACcatcacattgagggttaggaTTTTAATATGTGAACTGGGAGCGTGTGGACACAGTCAGTCCATAACAGATGATGAGATCTGGGTGGTGACAAGATGACAGAGGTTCCAAGGAGGTCAGCCCGAGCTAGTGTCAAGCAGAGATATGGCTCAGAGAAGCATACAATGACATCACACCACCAGCTGCAGAAGCCAGCCCAATATGGGAACAAAATGCCTAGGCAGCTCACCAGCAGATCACAATTCAGGGGAAGGAGGCTGCACATATCCAAGGGCCAGCATGGTCCTGGAAATGCCCCTCACCCCGATAACAGGTAAGGAATGTCATCTATTCGCCTTCTTGATGAGAGTAGCCGGAATAGGAAAATCTGAGAGACTAAGAAATTAGGTACACAGACTGGTTTAAATATGAATAACAAGGTATATACAATACTGTAATAGATACCACTCTAGGATATCGACACAcacaatttagttttaaatgtCATAAAACTGTGATAGTTACTATTGTAATTCCCTACTTTAAAACTGAAGCTGCTGAGGAACAAGGAGGCTACATGACTGGGTTCAGTAGTCTGGAGTTCAACCCAGGCTCCGGGGCTCACATTCCAAACCACTGCACTGCACTGCCTTTTCCGCGTGGCTCATCAGGAAAAgaatatcattttcaaatatcctttGAGTAATGGACATAAGTTTATATGTGGTACAATGACAAAATAAAGTtggaaagttatattttaaataaagtgaaactGATTTTCTATCTTCAGATGTATACAAAATCGTCAGAATGCAATCTGTGACCCTCTGTGAACAGCACTTGGTATAAAATGTTTCACATCTCTCTCCAGTAGGCCATCTTGTGAAATAGGTTTTCCACGGAAAACACAGGGAGAggtggagaattttaaaaacctaagatttctatttaattcttacagCAAACTTTGGCATGACTGGTGTGAGAAATAAGCTGCTCTATCTATGGCTTAGAATTTAATTTCGTaacaaaaggaggaaatgtgTAAGATGTGTATAATGAAGCATAAAACACAATTGTTGGTCATAATTCCAAAGTGGCTGGAAAATAGAACCTGGAGAGGATTGAATCTgtaacagtttgattttcttaaaaaacaaaataaaacaaaacaaaacaaaaaaaccttttcatGCTGTTAGCGCTCTCGCAAACATGGTGAACATTCCTAAAACCCGCCGGACTTTCTGTAGGAAGTGTGACAAGCATCAACCCCACAAAGTACCACAGCACAAGAAGGGCAAGGATTCTCTGTATGCACAGGGGAAGCGACGTTATGACAGGAAGCAGAGTGGCTATGGTGGGCAGACTAAGCCAATTTTCCAGGAAAAGGCTAAAACTACAAAGAAGATTGTGCTGAGGCTTGAATGTGTGGAGCCCAACTGCAGATCTAAGAGAATGCTGGCTGTTAAGAGATGCAAGCGTTTTGAACTGGGAGGagataagaagagaaagggcCGAGTGATCCAGCTCTAagcttcattttttgttttattatgtgacAGTAAAATCATAAGGATATATTCACttcaaaaaaaacacaacacctATTTACCTTCATACCATTTTGATGTGGTGGTTAACTTTAGCAAttatctcaaaaatatatttttatattagaaaagtttaaagaaaaaagtacctATGATTTTTCCATGATTCcagtaatattttgttttctttcttttcttctcttttatttatttagttttagaaagaggggaagggagggagaaagagagggagagaaacgttaatgtgtggttgcctcttgagtgccccctactggggacctggcctgcaaccaaggcatgtgccctgactaggaatcgaaccagtggttCACAGCCAATGTTTaattcactgaactacaccagctgGGGATCTAGTAATATTTTTGATGCATTATCTACTAATATTTTAATGGGATGAATATCTCATCCCAATGTACTTTCCTATGTACTTTTGCTGATTGAACCATATATTGGGTATAATACAGATTACATTATATTACACATACTTTATGATGTCATTAAAACACATTGCCATGCATAATATCTGTATATGTGTCTGTGCTGTaagtttactaaaaatatttcatgttccaCAACATTAGTTCATATCAATAATttgctatggaaaataatattgcaatgaatagtgtttttttaaaaaaatgggggagcatccaggaacatgtataaaggacacatgagcCAAGCCAAAGGGAGGTGGGTTCGAAAGTGGGAGGCTGgtatgggtggggtggggaaacaTGGTGGGgtcaaaatggagacaaatgcacttgaacaacaagaaaaagatggCTACATTTCAGATCACTTCTTTAGGTTAGACTGCTGAACTTGGAAGTGATTAATTGTCCATTgatttattcaacatttatttattaaacaattagCATGTACCAGGGATTGTTCTAGGAAAATGCAGCAATAagcaataaacacacacataatacACACAACTCTTCCCATGAATTTTTGACAATCAGTAAAGTAACAAATGTAACATTATGTGTCAGATATGGAAACATATATTGACATGGGGAATTCTTTTTGTGTTGGTTGGTGAGGAAAACTACTTCTAATTAGAGTTTTGTGAGTGAACTTACACAATGTGTAAGTGAGCTATCCACACAGAAAGGAAATCCAGTAAACTCATTCCTTAAGAAATCCCAAAaggaacacattttatttctctgaggcCAGAATtattaccttgataccaaaatTGAGACAAGtataacaaaaggaaataaaactacagGCAGATATTTGTCATGAACATCAATGGAAAATGTCCTTTACAGAATATTAGCCAATACAATTCAGCAATGtgtataaaataaagcataatggCCAGAAATTATGTCAAGAGTTCAAAGTCATCTGGCAAGAAAAACGAAATAAAAGTCACACATTATTGTAGAAAGAAATAAActctcttgttttaaaaaaagatcatgaATATGTACACACAATATTTCAAGAAGTTTACAAACAAATGTGGTAGAATAAATGTAGGCTTTTAAGAAGTCTGTAGAATACtgcattaataaacatttttagaaactgaaggacaataaaaagatggaaaaatattatttccaataatgcacaaatataaaatactttgagCAAATCTTGAACACTGAAAGTTCCAAAACTTCAATTTAACAGAAAATCCAGTTTCTATTTCACATATAGAGTAattcaaattttctgtttcttcttatgccagtttctggaatttttcaaatgtcatttaAGTATGGGTATTCATTTCCTAATTACCAGCATATATCCTTATTTTCCTaccaggggtgtctaaccttttggtgtctctggaacacactggaagaagaagagttgtctt
This sequence is a window from Phyllostomus discolor isolate MPI-MPIP mPhyDis1 chromosome 3, mPhyDis1.pri.v3, whole genome shotgun sequence. Protein-coding genes within it:
- the LOC114512572 gene encoding 60S ribosomal protein L36a-like; translated protein: MVNIPKTRRTFCRKCDKHQPHKVPQHKKGKDSLYAQGKRRYDRKQSGYGGQTKPIFQEKAKTTKKIVLRLECVEPNCRSKRMLAVKRCKRFELGGDKKRKGRVIQL